In Rhizobium sp. ZPR4, a genomic segment contains:
- a CDS encoding type II toxin-antitoxin system ParD family antitoxin — MATMNVSLPDPMKDWVEAQAKTGRYSNASDYVRDLIRRDQARSDKIAAMQRFVDDGLKSGVGSRSKNELFAAAVERGETTRGDR, encoded by the coding sequence ATGGCGACGATGAATGTATCTCTTCCCGACCCGATGAAAGATTGGGTCGAGGCGCAAGCAAAGACTGGGCGATATTCGAATGCTAGTGATTATGTCCGCGACTTGATTCGTAGGGACCAAGCCCGTAGCGATAAGATTGCCGCCATGCAGCGTTTTGTTGATGACGGTCTTAAAAGCGGCGTCGGCAGTCGATCGAAGAATGAACTCTTTGCTGCGGCCGTCGAGCGCGGAGAAACAACGCGCGGCGACAGGTAA
- a CDS encoding flavin reductase family protein, protein MLTNAAESDREHIEIKPSVLYIGTPVVLITSLNPDGTTNISPMSSVWALYDRVVLGLTSTTKGRENLLRERQLVLNFPSPELWPNVEAIAPTTGRDPVPPHKEKIGYRFEADKFDVAGFTPQVADLVRPLRIAECPIQFEAEVVAAHPPGAEWPPERPESFSIVEAKVLRVHAHEDIVVAGTNHIDTSTWSPLFYVFRHYFGTGPDLGRTFKAER, encoded by the coding sequence ATGTTGACGAACGCAGCCGAAAGCGATCGCGAGCATATCGAAATCAAGCCCAGCGTGCTTTATATCGGCACTCCCGTCGTGCTGATTACGAGCCTTAATCCTGACGGCACGACGAATATCTCGCCGATGTCCTCGGTTTGGGCGTTATATGACCGTGTCGTTCTCGGCCTGACATCGACCACTAAGGGGCGGGAAAATCTGTTGCGCGAGCGCCAGCTCGTGCTGAATTTCCCGTCGCCGGAGCTGTGGCCAAACGTCGAGGCGATCGCGCCAACCACGGGCCGCGATCCCGTTCCGCCCCACAAGGAAAAGATCGGCTATCGTTTCGAGGCCGATAAATTCGATGTGGCCGGCTTCACGCCGCAGGTAGCCGATCTCGTTCGGCCTCTGCGCATCGCAGAATGTCCGATCCAGTTCGAGGCGGAGGTGGTGGCGGCGCATCCTCCCGGTGCGGAATGGCCTCCGGAGCGTCCCGAAAGCTTCTCCATCGTCGAAGCGAAGGTCCTCCGCGTCCACGCGCACGAGGATATCGTTGTCGCTGGCACCAACCATATCGATACCAGCACGTGGAGCCCGCTGTTTTACGTGTTTCGACATTATTTCGGCACCGGGCCGGATCTCGGCCGCACTTTCAAAGCCGAGAGATGA
- a CDS encoding helix-turn-helix domain-containing protein, protein MAKRVSHKDSMCGVARPLDAIGDWWSLLIVRDAFDGLRRFGEFQKSLGLAKNILSARLRNLVAHGIMDTVPASDGGPYQEYVLTQKGQGLFPLLVALRQWGEDFFFEPNEPHVTLVDRATKLPVRRLELRAQDGRMLMAEDTVIVVPAPADERE, encoded by the coding sequence ATGGCCAAGAGAGTAAGCCACAAGGATTCCATGTGCGGAGTGGCGCGGCCGCTGGATGCGATTGGCGATTGGTGGTCGCTGTTGATCGTCCGCGATGCCTTCGACGGGCTGCGCCGGTTCGGCGAATTTCAGAAAAGCCTCGGCCTCGCCAAGAACATCCTCTCGGCCCGGCTGCGCAATCTCGTCGCCCACGGCATCATGGATACCGTGCCAGCCTCCGATGGCGGTCCCTATCAGGAATATGTGCTTACGCAGAAGGGGCAGGGCCTGTTTCCGCTGCTGGTCGCGCTTCGCCAATGGGGCGAGGATTTCTTCTTCGAGCCCAATGAGCCGCATGTGACGCTGGTCGACAGAGCAACAAAGCTGCCGGTGCGGCGGCTGGAATTGCGAGCACAGGATGGGCGGATGCTTATGGCCGAGGATACCGTGATCGTGGTGCCGGCACCCGCGGACGAGCGCGAATAA
- a CDS encoding alpha/beta fold hydrolase: MIPANETFAGTFPFAPHFTDALGLRMHYVDEGPRDGEIILCLHGEPTWGYLFRHLISTLSRTYRVVAPDHMGFGKSETPERRSYWLKDHIANLEAFVLALGLTDITLVMHDFGGPVGMGLAARHPERIRRIISANGPTPFGQPDSMERSVANAAVSPWFQWVLKAEADGTLEPVLNNLGYNILSTLKLNGFENNAIIDDVWLDAYGAPFATAAECLGALGWAKGFATSAHQFEMPDAAAERVIRDKPALAIWGEADRTLHAEHFLPLFSALFPSAPVERLPGVGHYCFEDAPETISGLIADFLRRS, encoded by the coding sequence GTGATTCCTGCCAATGAAACATTCGCCGGCACATTCCCCTTCGCTCCGCATTTTACCGATGCACTGGGTCTCCGGATGCATTACGTGGACGAGGGACCACGTGATGGCGAGATCATCCTCTGCCTGCATGGGGAGCCAACCTGGGGTTATCTCTTTCGCCATCTCATCTCGACGCTGAGCCGTACCTACCGCGTCGTCGCTCCCGACCATATGGGCTTCGGCAAGAGCGAAACGCCTGAAAGACGCAGCTATTGGCTGAAGGATCACATTGCCAATCTGGAGGCCTTCGTGCTCGCACTCGGCCTCACCGATATCACGCTCGTGATGCATGATTTCGGCGGCCCCGTGGGCATGGGACTTGCCGCCCGTCATCCTGAGCGTATCCGCCGCATCATCTCGGCAAATGGGCCAACGCCCTTCGGTCAGCCCGACAGTATGGAGCGAAGTGTGGCAAATGCCGCCGTGTCCCCATGGTTTCAATGGGTCCTCAAGGCCGAAGCCGACGGAACGCTGGAGCCGGTACTCAACAATCTCGGCTACAATATTCTCAGCACGCTCAAGCTCAACGGCTTCGAAAACAACGCCATCATCGACGACGTATGGCTCGATGCATATGGCGCCCCTTTTGCCACCGCCGCCGAGTGCCTCGGCGCGCTCGGTTGGGCCAAGGGCTTTGCCACTAGCGCCCATCAATTCGAAATGCCCGATGCTGCGGCCGAGCGCGTCATCCGCGACAAACCGGCGCTTGCCATATGGGGCGAGGCGGACAGGACGCTGCATGCCGAGCATTTTCTGCCGCTCTTTTCCGCCCTGTTCCCATCAGCCCCGGTTGAGCGCCTCCCAGGCGTCGGCCATTATTGCTTCGAAGATGCGCCGGAAACCATCTCGGGCCTGATCGCAGATTTTCTGCGACGCAGCTAG
- a CDS encoding cupin domain-containing protein produces the protein MTKRSQAVITTAEEHPRDGWSDPVHGFISWHTLLSNDITPTDSMSAGIAELAPGGELKPHRHDPSEIYFIFEGTGIVRIDGEETTVKAGTTVFIPGNAEHGIRNESPANLRFFYVFPTGSFADVVYRFRED, from the coding sequence ATGACAAAGCGATCGCAAGCCGTTATCACTACAGCCGAAGAGCACCCGCGCGACGGATGGAGCGACCCCGTCCACGGCTTCATCTCCTGGCACACGCTGCTGAGCAACGACATCACCCCCACTGACAGCATGAGCGCCGGCATCGCTGAACTTGCGCCCGGCGGCGAGCTGAAACCGCATCGCCACGACCCCTCGGAAATCTACTTCATCTTCGAAGGAACCGGCATCGTCCGGATCGACGGCGAGGAAACCACGGTCAAGGCCGGCACGACAGTCTTCATCCCCGGCAACGCCGAACACGGCATCCGCAACGAATCGCCAGCCAATTTGAGATTTTTCTATGTGTTTCCGACGGGATCGTTTGCTGACGTGGTCTATCGGTTTCGGGAGGATTGA
- a CDS encoding helix-turn-helix transcriptional regulator → MYRSARDFGAAVREKRKARGWTQTELAARSGTAERFIVELESGKPSCQLEKSLVVARAVGIEIGDLKTVRSVPASSDDGLDFLPTFGDGR, encoded by the coding sequence ATGTACAGGTCTGCACGGGATTTCGGCGCCGCCGTTCGAGAGAAACGCAAAGCCCGGGGCTGGACCCAGACCGAGCTTGCCGCTCGCTCCGGCACGGCCGAACGCTTCATCGTAGAACTCGAATCCGGCAAGCCAAGCTGCCAGCTCGAAAAATCCCTGGTCGTGGCACGCGCCGTGGGGATCGAGATCGGTGACCTCAAGACGGTCCGATCTGTTCCGGCATCATCGGATGATGGCCTCGACTTCCTTCCGACCTTCGGGGATGGTCGATGA
- a CDS encoding HipA N-terminal domain-containing protein, with amino-acid sequence MPLRSGPVAADRLLPWLANLLPETHLTEIGQRQKVSSQDIVGLLSHIGRDTAGA; translated from the coding sequence ATGCCATTGCGCTCAGGACCCGTTGCTGCCGACAGGCTGCTGCCTTGGCTCGCCAATCTGCTTCCGGAAACGCATCTTACCGAGATCGGTCAGCGGCAGAAAGTGTCATCCCAGGACATCGTTGGTCTGCTGAGCCACATCGGGCGTGACACAGCGGGCGCGTGA
- a CDS encoding DUF4160 domain-containing protein, with the protein MGKLVQIGNIIIRVYANDHLPPHFHILTPDGDALVEIATLEILRGKLARKAQDTALEWAAKNKAAIAAEWNRTNPRFPIA; encoded by the coding sequence ATGGGCAAACTGGTTCAAATCGGGAACATCATCATTCGGGTTTACGCGAACGATCATCTGCCCCCGCACTTCCACATTCTCACCCCGGATGGGGATGCATTGGTGGAAATCGCGACACTGGAAATCCTGCGTGGTAAGCTCGCACGCAAGGCGCAAGACACCGCCCTCGAATGGGCAGCAAAGAACAAGGCAGCTATTGCCGCCGAGTGGAATCGGACCAATCCCCGCTTTCCAATCGCTTGA
- the rplU gene encoding 50S ribosomal protein L21: MFAVIKTGGKQYRVAANDVLTIEKLEVTAGGTVEFTEVLVIGEGADAAIGAPFVKGASVKAEVVEHNRGKKVIAFKKRRRQNSKRSRGHRQHHTVVRITDIVAAK, translated from the coding sequence ATGTTCGCAGTCATCAAGACCGGCGGTAAGCAGTACCGAGTGGCGGCAAACGACGTGCTGACCATCGAGAAGCTCGAAGTCACCGCCGGCGGCACCGTAGAATTCACCGAAGTCCTCGTTATCGGCGAAGGCGCCGACGCTGCGATTGGTGCTCCCTTCGTCAAGGGCGCTTCCGTCAAGGCCGAAGTGGTCGAGCACAACCGCGGCAAGAAGGTCATCGCCTTCAAGAAGCGCCGTCGTCAGAACTCGAAGCGTTCGCGCGGCCATCGCCAGCATCACACGGTTGTCCGCATCACGGACATCGTGGCTGCCAAGTAA
- the rpmA gene encoding 50S ribosomal protein L27: protein MAHKKAGGSSRNGRDSESKRLGVKKFGGEAVIAGNIIVRQRGTQWHPGSNVGLGKDHTIFALTAGNVNYRTKANGRVYVSVMPKAEAAE from the coding sequence ATGGCACACAAAAAAGCTGGCGGTTCCTCGCGCAACGGTCGCGATTCCGAATCCAAGCGCCTTGGCGTGAAGAAGTTCGGCGGCGAAGCCGTCATCGCAGGCAACATTATCGTGCGTCAGCGCGGCACGCAGTGGCACCCGGGTTCCAACGTTGGCCTCGGCAAGGATCACACGATTTTTGCGCTTACGGCGGGCAACGTGAACTACCGTACGAAGGCCAATGGCCGCGTGTACGTGTCTGTAATGCCGAAAGCGGAAGCAGCGGAATAA
- a CDS encoding GNAT family protein — MQGELLREDQSRSPEERLRPDRLRTDCPVLLSERLVLRAPHEEDIDALAHLANNANVATMVSRMPHPYTIADAADFVRRTKLGEIGKCVYAITKADNGAFLGCCGVEPTGDPNTVEIGYWLGEPHWNQGYTTEAAHALIDMVFRTRENVAQIDARCRVTNVASRRVVQKCGFQFQGSGLAASLALGSTVPVEWYRLDRKTWISLRSWGGMR; from the coding sequence ATGCAAGGCGAATTGTTAAGGGAAGACCAATCAAGGTCTCCCGAAGAACGGCTGAGGCCGGATAGGTTAAGGACCGATTGCCCCGTCTTACTGTCGGAAAGGCTCGTTCTGCGCGCGCCCCACGAAGAAGACATCGACGCCCTTGCCCATCTCGCCAACAACGCCAATGTCGCCACAATGGTATCGCGTATGCCGCACCCGTATACGATCGCCGATGCCGCCGATTTCGTGCGACGCACGAAGCTTGGCGAGATTGGCAAGTGCGTCTATGCCATTACCAAAGCCGACAACGGCGCCTTTCTCGGTTGCTGCGGGGTCGAACCCACGGGTGATCCGAACACTGTCGAGATCGGCTACTGGCTGGGCGAGCCGCACTGGAACCAGGGCTATACCACGGAAGCGGCCCATGCCCTCATCGACATGGTCTTTCGCACCCGCGAAAATGTCGCCCAGATCGACGCACGTTGCAGGGTCACAAACGTTGCCTCGAGAAGGGTCGTGCAGAAGTGCGGCTTCCAGTTCCAGGGCTCCGGCCTCGCCGCGTCGCTGGCGCTCGGCAGCACCGTACCGGTCGAATGGTACAGGCTCGACCGCAAGACCTGGATATCGTTGCGCAGCTGGGGAGGCATGAGATGA
- a CDS encoding GNAT family N-acetyltransferase, with translation MNALALTRRDARILMPGPTPVIQTGRLTLRPHRLSDADMIAESLSDFAVTRMLARVPAPYDRQDALDWLVEHTSGFGADWELAITERDDAHIGNVGIELRHGRWHLGYWLNRFYWRQGIMTEAVKAALERFARRMPEVAVHSGAFADNPASLKLQQKLGFEITGCSEIYSFARNTMVPHIETVLKPGALRLSQAA, from the coding sequence ATGAACGCTCTCGCCCTCACCCGCCGCGATGCCCGCATCCTGATGCCCGGGCCAACGCCCGTCATCCAGACGGGCCGATTGACGCTGCGCCCGCACCGGCTCAGCGACGCCGATATGATTGCGGAATCGCTTTCGGATTTCGCCGTCACCCGCATGCTGGCCCGCGTCCCCGCGCCCTATGACCGGCAGGATGCGCTCGACTGGCTGGTCGAGCACACCTCCGGCTTCGGCGCCGATTGGGAACTGGCCATCACCGAGCGGGATGATGCCCATATCGGCAACGTCGGTATCGAACTCCGCCACGGCCGCTGGCACCTCGGTTACTGGCTGAACCGCTTCTACTGGCGGCAAGGCATCATGACCGAAGCGGTCAAGGCTGCGCTCGAACGTTTTGCCCGCCGCATGCCCGAAGTCGCCGTTCATTCCGGCGCCTTCGCCGACAATCCGGCGTCCTTGAAGCTGCAGCAGAAGCTCGGCTTCGAGATCACCGGTTGCTCGGAGATCTACAGCTTTGCCCGAAACACCATGGTTCCGCATATCGAAACCGTGTTGAAGCCGGGCGCGCTGCGGCTCTCGCAGGCGGCCTAA
- the obgE gene encoding GTPase ObgE: MKFLDEAKVFIRSGDGGAGSVSFRREKFIEFGGPDGGDGGRGGDVWVEAVNGLNTLIDFRYQQHFKATIGTHGMGKNRAGAKGEDVTLKVPVGTQIFEEDGETLICDITQEGQRFRLAAGGNGGFGNAYFKSSVNQAPDWANPGLPGEEKTIWLRLKLIADAGLVGLPNAGKSTFLAAVSRARPKIANYPFTTLHPNLGVATIDGQEFILADIPGLIEGAHEGVGIGDRFLGHVERTRVLLHLISAQEEKVGKAYKTVKHELEAYGNSIPDKPEIVALSQIDVVDEETLKKKTRELARACGRTPFQISAVTGRGMTEVLRALRDVIVEANMGEAGRPAKAPKVRHRDLQTSDDADEDHEDGDQQG; this comes from the coding sequence ATGAAATTTCTCGATGAAGCAAAAGTCTTTATTCGCTCTGGCGATGGCGGCGCGGGCAGCGTCTCCTTCCGGCGCGAGAAATTCATCGAATTCGGCGGCCCGGATGGCGGCGATGGCGGTCGCGGCGGCGATGTCTGGGTCGAGGCCGTCAACGGCCTCAACACGCTGATCGACTTCCGCTACCAGCAGCACTTCAAGGCGACGATCGGCACGCACGGCATGGGCAAGAACCGCGCCGGCGCCAAAGGCGAAGACGTAACGCTGAAGGTGCCCGTCGGCACGCAGATCTTCGAAGAAGACGGCGAAACCCTGATCTGCGACATTACGCAGGAAGGCCAGCGTTTCCGCCTTGCCGCCGGCGGCAATGGCGGCTTCGGCAATGCCTATTTCAAATCCTCGGTCAATCAGGCGCCGGATTGGGCCAATCCGGGCCTTCCCGGCGAAGAAAAGACCATCTGGCTGCGGCTGAAGCTGATCGCCGATGCCGGCCTCGTCGGCCTGCCGAATGCGGGCAAATCGACCTTCCTTGCCGCCGTCAGCCGCGCCCGGCCGAAGATCGCCAACTATCCGTTCACGACGCTCCATCCCAATCTCGGCGTCGCCACCATCGACGGCCAGGAATTCATTCTCGCCGACATTCCCGGCCTGATCGAAGGCGCCCACGAGGGCGTCGGCATCGGCGACCGCTTCCTCGGCCATGTCGAGCGCACGCGCGTGCTGCTGCATCTGATCTCCGCCCAGGAAGAAAAGGTCGGCAAGGCCTACAAGACCGTGAAGCACGAGCTTGAAGCCTACGGCAACAGCATCCCGGACAAGCCCGAAATCGTTGCTCTCTCGCAAATCGACGTGGTGGACGAAGAAACGCTGAAGAAGAAGACGCGCGAGCTGGCGCGCGCCTGCGGCAGGACGCCGTTCCAGATTTCCGCCGTCACCGGCCGCGGCATGACTGAAGTGCTGCGCGCGCTACGCGACGTCATCGTCGAAGCC